From a region of the Mytilus galloprovincialis chromosome 3, xbMytGall1.hap1.1, whole genome shotgun sequence genome:
- the LOC143067945 gene encoding adenylyltransferase and sulfurtransferase MOCS3-like → MIKHNIADLQKQINEKQKELDNLKEMLNTKSEFRNPSSTVEALDCLEKSDNLSYEQIGRYSRQLILPEIGVKGQLSLSRTSVLIVGAGGLGCPSAVYLAAAGVGRIGIVDYDEVELNNLHRQILHTEKRVGTPKSSSVASSCTQLNSLVECIPYHLQLDSTNALRLIKQYDVVLDATDNVATRYLLNDACILANKPLVSGSALRFEGQLTIYNYEGGPCYRCLYPKPPPPETVTNCSDGGVLGVIPGIIGCMQALEAIKICAGIDPSFSQKLLLFDGLQGSFRSIKIRGRQPTCPVCGDNPTITELIDYEQFCGARANDKDKDLTLLEDTDRISPKDYKEMLDTKQEHVLVDVRLPVELDICQLPVQSYNLPINSVDKKDCIQALEERLKCNIPVTGDPLPVVVACRRGNDSQIVTQKLKDKFKDLNLDIKDLKGGLLGWTKHVDKNFPIY, encoded by the exons atgattaaACACAACATAGCagatttacaaaaacaaattaacgAAAAGCAGAAGGAGTTGGACAActtaaaagaaatgttgaataCAAAATCG GAATTTAGGAATCCAAGTTCAACTGTGGAAGCTTTAGATTGTTTAGAAAAAAGCGACAACCTTAGCTATGAACAAATTGGTAGATACAGTCGACAGTTAATATTGCCAGAGATAGGAGTAAAAG GACAGTTGTCATTGAGCAGAACATCAGTTTTGATAGTGGGTGCAGGAGGTTTAGGTTGTCCTTCAGCTGTATATCTAGCTGCAGCAGGAGTTG GCAGAATAGGGATTGTAGATTATGATGAAGTTGAATTGAATAATCTTCACAGACAAATTCTACATACAGAGAAAAGAGTAGGAACACCAAAATCTTCATCTGTGGCTTCATCCTGCACACA GTTAAATTCATTGGTTGAGTGTATACCTTATCATCTGCAATTAGATAGTACAAATGCACTGAGACTGATAAAACA ATATGATGTTGTATTAGATGCCACAGACAATGTAGCCACTAGATATTTGTTGAATGATGCCTGCATATTAGCTAACAAACCTCTTGTATCTGGCAGTGCTTTACGATTTGAAGGACAA ctaaCAATATATAACTATGAAGGTGGACCATGCTATAGATGTTTGTATCCTAAACCACCTCCACCAGAAACGGTAACAAACTGTTCAGATGGAGGAGTTCTAGGAGTCA TTCCAGGGATAATAGGATGTATGCAAGCACTAGAAGCCATAAAGATTTGTGCTGGGATAGATC CATCATTTAGCCAAAAGTTATTACTGTTTGATGGTCTGCAAGGTTCATTTAGATCTATTAAAATCAGGGGAAGACAACCAACATGTCCTGTATGTGGAGATAATCCTACCATAACAGAATTAATAGACTATGAACAGTTCTGTGGAGCAAGAGCAAATGATAAG GACAAAGATTTAACTTTGCTGGAAGATACAGACAGAATATCACCTAAG gATTACAAGGAAATGTTAGACACCAAACAAGAACATGTATTGGTGGACGTGAGATTACCAGTGGAATTAGACATATGTCAGCTTCCAGTCCAATCATATA ATTTACCAATAAATTCTGTGGATAAAAAGGACTGTATACAAGCGTTAGAAGAAAGATTAAAATGCAATATTCCTGTGACTGGAGACCCCCTCCCTGTAGTAGTTGCTTGCAGAAGAGGAAATGATTCACAAATTGTCACtcaaaaattaaaagacaaatttaaagatTTGAACTTGGATATTAAAGACTTGAAAGGTGGATTACTTGGATGGACTAAACATGTGGATAAGAATTTTCCTATATACTGA